One window of Melioribacteraceae bacterium 4301-Me genomic DNA carries:
- a CDS encoding T9SS type A sorting domain-containing protein, translating into ADGDSFDDALSDYGTRTWWFRENQGGPATPWAYLSPVDFVTGVEEANQSVPLEFKIIGNYPNPFNPSTKIRYSLPSSGDITINIYNILGQRVFSKNLLNLSKGYHDFEFNANTFASGVYFYQIIYRNGITGQITNSNTGKMLLLK; encoded by the coding sequence GGCAGATGGGGATTCATTTGATGATGCGTTATCGGATTATGGGACGAGGACATGGTGGTTTAGAGAAAATCAAGGTGGCCCTGCTACACCTTGGGCTTATTTAAGTCCTGTTGATTTTGTTACAGGTGTCGAAGAAGCAAACCAATCTGTTCCATTGGAATTTAAGATAATAGGTAATTATCCTAATCCATTTAATCCATCTACAAAAATTAGATATTCACTTCCTTCTTCGGGTGATATAACAATTAATATTTATAACATCTTAGGCCAGAGGGTTTTCTCAAAAAATCTTCTGAATTTGAGCAAGGGTTATCACGATTTTGAATTTAATGCTAACACTTTTGCTTCAGGAGTTTATTTTTACCAGATTATATATAGAAATGGAATTACAGGCCAAATAACAAATAGTAACACAGGAAAAATGTTACTGCTTAAGTAA